One part of the Chryseobacterium sp. 7 genome encodes these proteins:
- a CDS encoding glycosyltransferase family 2 protein produces MKKISIVIPAYNEEGNVAMIHQKIKEVFDGLNNYDFEIIFVNDGSRDNTQQKLEELSSQYEEVKFIEFSRNFGRQPAVKAGMDSAHGNAVISMDGDLQHPPALIPEMIKKWEEGYDVVFTYRTYPKEISFFKRKTSDLFYKLLSSLSDVNLTKGGGSDFRLLDASAVEVMRNFNEDDLFLRGLTSWMGFKQTGIDFTAAERLSGKSSYNLKKMFTFAFTGITAFSVKPLYLAAYLGFLFSALSVIGYGTYVIHSFIAKTEISGWASLIMTIVFFGGLQLIILGIMGIYLGKIFKQVKDRPNYIIKSKNF; encoded by the coding sequence ATGAAGAAAATTTCAATTGTAATTCCCGCCTATAACGAAGAAGGAAACGTTGCCATGATCCATCAGAAAATTAAAGAAGTTTTTGATGGCTTAAATAATTATGACTTTGAAATCATATTTGTGAATGATGGCAGCAGAGATAATACTCAACAGAAATTAGAAGAACTTTCCAGTCAGTATGAAGAAGTGAAATTCATTGAGTTTTCCCGTAATTTTGGACGTCAGCCAGCTGTAAAAGCAGGAATGGACAGTGCCCATGGAAATGCGGTTATCTCTATGGACGGGGACCTTCAACATCCGCCGGCTCTTATTCCTGAAATGATTAAGAAATGGGAAGAAGGATATGATGTAGTTTTTACCTATAGAACTTATCCCAAAGAGATTTCTTTCTTTAAAAGAAAAACATCAGACTTGTTTTACAAGCTTTTATCAAGCCTTTCAGACGTTAATTTAACGAAAGGTGGCGGCTCAGACTTCAGACTGTTGGATGCAAGCGCTGTTGAAGTCATGAGAAATTTTAATGAAGACGACTTATTCCTGAGAGGATTAACGAGTTGGATGGGTTTCAAACAAACAGGCATCGACTTTACCGCAGCAGAAAGACTCTCCGGAAAAAGCAGCTACAATCTTAAAAAGATGTTTACTTTTGCCTTTACAGGAATCACTGCTTTCAGTGTAAAACCGCTTTATCTGGCGGCGTATCTGGGTTTTTTGTTTTCAGCGCTTTCCGTAATCGGGTATGGAACGTATGTGATTCATTCATTTATTGCAAAAACTGAAATATCAGGTTGGGCATCTTTGATCATGACGATTGTTTTCTTTGGAGGGCTTCAGCTGATCATCCTCGGAATCATGGGAATTTATTTAGGTAAAATATTTAAACAGGTGAAAGACAGGCCTAATTATATTATTAAAAGCAAAAATTTTTAG
- a CDS encoding 2,3,4,5-tetrahydropyridine-2,6-dicarboxylate N-succinyltransferase, with protein sequence MSLQQTIENIWDNRDLLQNEDSQKAIREVISLVDKGELRTAEPTENGWQVNEWVKKAVVMYFPIQKMETIEVGPFEFHDKMPLKRGYAEKGVRVVPHAVAREGAYIAPGVIMMPSYVNIGAYVDSGTMVDTWATVGSCAQIGKNVHLSGGVGIGGVLEPLQAAPVIIEDDCFIGSRCIVVEGVHVEKEAVLGANVVLTASTKIIDVTGDAPIEIKGRVPARSVVIPGSYTKQYPAGEYQVPCALIIGQRKESTDKKTSLNDALRDNNVAV encoded by the coding sequence ATGTCATTACAACAAACTATTGAAAATATCTGGGATAATAGAGATTTATTACAAAATGAAGACAGCCAAAAGGCGATAAGAGAGGTTATTTCTTTAGTTGATAAAGGTGAACTTCGTACTGCAGAACCTACAGAAAACGGATGGCAGGTAAATGAATGGGTAAAAAAAGCAGTAGTAATGTATTTCCCGATTCAGAAAATGGAAACTATTGAAGTAGGTCCGTTTGAATTTCATGATAAAATGCCTTTGAAGAGAGGGTATGCTGAAAAAGGAGTGAGAGTTGTACCACATGCAGTGGCAAGAGAAGGAGCTTACATTGCTCCGGGAGTAATTATGATGCCATCTTATGTAAACATTGGTGCTTATGTAGATTCCGGAACTATGGTTGATACCTGGGCTACAGTAGGAAGCTGTGCACAGATCGGTAAAAATGTTCACCTGAGTGGTGGTGTAGGGATCGGTGGTGTATTAGAACCATTACAGGCTGCTCCGGTAATTATTGAAGATGATTGCTTTATCGGTTCAAGATGTATCGTTGTAGAAGGTGTTCATGTAGAAAAAGAAGCAGTATTGGGTGCCAACGTAGTATTGACCGCTTCTACAAAAATTATCGACGTTACAGGAGATGCTCCAATTGAAATCAAAGGAAGAGTTCCTGCTCGTTCAGTAGTAATCCCTGGAAGCTATACAAAACAATATCCGGCTGGAGAATATCAGGTTCCATGTGCACTGATCATTGGTCAGAGAAAAGAATCTACAGATAAGAAAACATCTCTGAATGATGCATTGAGAGATAATAATGTAGCTGTTTAA
- a CDS encoding C40 family peptidase, with product MKVKHMAVILAASVFVVSCGSSKRVSGNKKSNTKTIAKAENLRKLDSKFNGNVSRSINDILKDAEKYIGTPYKFGGNTSSGFDCSGFTVKVFEENDFSLPRRSSDQAEAGKNIDIKDVKPGDLLFFATAGGSRVSHVGIVHDIGPDGEVKFIHASTSKGVMISSLNEKYWNKAYLHAQRVL from the coding sequence TCTGTTTTTGTGGTTTCCTGCGGATCGTCTAAAAGAGTATCCGGTAACAAAAAATCAAATACGAAAACAATAGCAAAAGCTGAGAATCTCAGAAAGCTGGATTCAAAATTTAATGGTAATGTTTCCCGATCGATCAATGACATTCTGAAAGATGCTGAAAAATACATCGGAACTCCTTATAAATTTGGAGGAAATACATCATCAGGATTCGATTGTTCCGGATTTACCGTAAAAGTATTTGAAGAAAATGATTTTAGTCTTCCGAGAAGATCTTCTGATCAGGCCGAGGCCGGAAAAAACATTGATATCAAAGATGTAAAACCTGGTGATCTGTTATTCTTTGCAACAGCAGGAGGGAGCAGAGTATCTCACGTAGGAATTGTTCACGATATTGGTCCAGATGGAGAAGTGAAATTCATTCACGCTTCTACCTCAAAAGGAGTAATGATTTCTTCACTGAACGAAAAATACTGGAATAAGGCCTACCTTCATGCCCAAAGAGTTTTGTAA
- a CDS encoding polysaccharide deacetylase family protein, whose product MVLLSFDIEEFDMPLEYKGEIPFEKQISISQTGLERILDILKKHNAKATFFSTVVFAENSKNLIERLLKEGHELASHTWFHSEFEEKHLKESRERLEELFSTKVTGLRMPRMMPVDEKEVERAGYSYNSSINPTFLPGRYNNLKVSRTYFKEGNVTQVPASVSPNFRIPLFWLSFHNFPLFFYKKLASDSLKKDKYLNIYFHPWEFAEIKDEAFKLPGFTVKNSGREMVERFDSFVGWLKEKGHAFGTFQEFQKQIER is encoded by the coding sequence ATGGTTTTATTGAGTTTTGATATTGAAGAATTTGATATGCCATTAGAATATAAGGGTGAAATTCCCTTTGAAAAGCAGATTTCAATTTCACAGACGGGATTAGAGAGAATTCTCGATATCCTTAAAAAACATAATGCCAAAGCTACTTTCTTTTCCACAGTAGTCTTTGCAGAAAACAGTAAAAACCTTATTGAAAGGTTATTAAAAGAAGGCCATGAACTGGCTTCGCACACTTGGTTTCATTCAGAATTTGAAGAGAAACACTTAAAGGAATCAAGAGAAAGGCTGGAAGAATTATTCTCCACAAAGGTTACCGGATTAAGAATGCCGAGAATGATGCCTGTAGACGAAAAAGAAGTGGAAAGAGCAGGATATTCCTACAATTCCTCCATCAATCCTACATTTTTACCGGGAAGATATAATAATTTAAAAGTATCCAGAACGTATTTCAAAGAAGGAAATGTAACGCAGGTTCCGGCTTCTGTTTCTCCTAATTTCAGAATTCCTTTATTTTGGTTAAGCTTTCACAACTTTCCTTTATTTTTCTATAAAAAACTGGCTTCGGACAGTTTGAAAAAAGATAAATATCTGAATATTTATTTTCATCCGTGGGAATTTGCAGAAATCAAAGACGAAGCTTTTAAACTTCCTGGATTTACCGTAAAAAACTCCGGAAGAGAGATGGTAGAAAGATTTGATTCGTTTGTAGGCTGGCTGAAAGAAAAAGGACATGCATTCGGAACATTTCAGGAATTTCAAAAACAGATAGAACGATGA
- the hisD gene encoding histidinol dehydrogenase, whose amino-acid sequence MKIYRYPTKDTWTDLVKRPVLEQKEISGLITEIFVEVEKNGDKALIEFNKKFDKAETKSIKVSDAEIQEAEKQLNDELKQAIQQAKENISVFHASQKQEIQKVETTKGVVCWRENRAVEKVGIYIPGGTAPLFSTVLMLAVPANLAGCKEIVLCTPPDKNGNVNPAILYAAKLCGVSEIFKAGGAQAIAAMTFGTESIPAVNKIFGPGNQFVVAGKEYAQRYGVAIDMPAGPSEVLVIADEQAVPDFCAADLLSQAEHGSDSQVVFITTDLKVFEETIEAVGQQIKELPRNEFAAQALENSSFILVNSLEEALDFSNLYAPEHLILAINDFEKYIPVIQNAGSVFLGNYSCESAGDYASGTNHTLPTNAYAKNYSGVSLDSFVKKITFQQLSKEGLQNLGKTIELMAEAEGLFAHKNAVSIRLR is encoded by the coding sequence ATGAAAATATACAGATATCCCACAAAAGACACCTGGACAGACCTGGTAAAACGTCCTGTTCTTGAGCAGAAAGAAATTTCAGGTCTGATTACAGAAATATTCGTAGAAGTTGAAAAAAATGGAGATAAAGCTTTAATAGAATTCAACAAAAAGTTTGATAAAGCAGAAACTAAGAGCATAAAAGTTTCTGATGCTGAAATCCAGGAGGCTGAAAAGCAGCTCAATGATGAATTGAAACAGGCTATTCAACAGGCTAAAGAAAATATTTCAGTATTTCACGCCTCTCAAAAACAGGAAATTCAGAAAGTTGAAACGACAAAAGGAGTTGTTTGCTGGCGTGAAAACCGTGCTGTAGAAAAAGTGGGAATTTATATTCCGGGAGGAACGGCTCCTTTGTTCTCTACGGTATTGATGCTTGCAGTTCCTGCGAACCTGGCCGGATGTAAAGAAATAGTGCTGTGCACACCACCGGATAAGAATGGAAATGTCAATCCTGCAATTCTTTATGCAGCAAAGCTTTGCGGAGTTTCGGAAATCTTTAAAGCAGGTGGAGCGCAGGCTATTGCAGCTATGACTTTTGGAACAGAAAGTATTCCCGCTGTTAATAAAATTTTTGGCCCCGGAAATCAGTTTGTGGTTGCAGGAAAAGAATATGCACAACGTTACGGAGTTGCTATTGATATGCCTGCCGGACCGAGTGAAGTTCTTGTGATTGCAGATGAACAGGCCGTTCCTGATTTTTGCGCTGCAGATCTTCTTTCTCAGGCAGAACACGGCAGTGACAGTCAGGTTGTGTTTATTACTACAGACCTTAAAGTATTTGAAGAGACAATAGAGGCAGTTGGACAGCAAATCAAAGAATTACCGAGAAATGAATTTGCCGCTCAGGCTTTGGAAAACAGCTCTTTTATTTTAGTGAATTCTCTGGAGGAAGCGCTAGATTTCAGTAATCTTTATGCTCCGGAACACCTTATTCTGGCAATTAATGATTTTGAAAAATATATTCCGGTGATTCAGAATGCTGGCTCCGTTTTCCTTGGAAACTATTCCTGTGAGAGCGCCGGAGATTATGCCAGCGGAACAAATCACACGCTTCCTACCAATGCTTATGCAAAAAATTACAGCGGAGTATCGCTGGATAGCTTTGTGAAAAAAATAACATTTCAGCAGCTTTCAAAAGAAGGTCTTCAGAATTTAGGAAAAACAATAGAGCTTATGGCAGAAGCAGAAGGTCTGTTTGCTCACAAAAATGCAGTGTCAATAAGATTAAGGTAA
- the hisG gene encoding ATP phosphoribosyltransferase: MSKLKIAIQKSGRLYEESLQLLKDCGIFVNNGKDQLKVSVDNFPMEIMYLRNSDIPQYLEDGVVDVAILGENLLIEKGKNIKTVQKLGFSKCRVSLAVPKEVETDELSYFQGKKIATSYPNTLKSFLEKEGIVSDIHIISGSVEIAPNIGLADGICDIVSSGSTLFKNGLRETVTLLKSEAVLAQTPQLTLEKEAILEKFVFRIKSVLKAKNSKYILMNVPNEKIQKIADVLPVLKSPTVIPLAEEGWSSIHSVIDEERFWDVIDELKENGAQDILIIPIDKMVI, from the coding sequence ATGAGTAAATTAAAAATTGCGATCCAAAAAAGCGGCCGGCTTTATGAAGAATCTCTTCAGCTTCTCAAAGACTGCGGAATCTTCGTCAACAACGGTAAAGACCAACTTAAAGTTTCAGTAGATAACTTTCCGATGGAAATCATGTACCTTCGGAACTCAGACATCCCTCAATATCTGGAAGACGGAGTGGTGGATGTTGCCATTCTTGGTGAAAATCTCCTGATAGAAAAAGGTAAAAATATCAAGACTGTTCAGAAGCTTGGTTTTTCAAAATGCCGTGTTTCATTGGCTGTTCCCAAAGAAGTAGAAACCGATGAACTTTCTTATTTTCAGGGTAAAAAAATTGCTACTTCATATCCCAATACCCTTAAAAGCTTTTTGGAAAAAGAAGGAATTGTATCAGATATCCACATTATTTCCGGTTCTGTAGAAATAGCTCCTAATATAGGCTTGGCAGATGGAATATGCGATATTGTAAGTTCCGGAAGTACTCTATTCAAAAACGGATTAAGGGAAACGGTTACTTTGCTGAAATCGGAGGCTGTTTTGGCTCAAACGCCTCAGTTAACACTCGAAAAAGAAGCTATTCTTGAAAAATTCGTCTTCAGAATCAAGTCCGTTTTAAAAGCAAAAAATTCTAAATACATTCTGATGAATGTTCCCAACGAAAAAATCCAGAAAATTGCTGATGTTCTTCCCGTATTAAAAAGCCCCACAGTCATTCCGCTTGCAGAAGAGGGCTGGAGCAGTATTCACTCCGTGATTGATGAAGAACGTTTCTGGGATGTCATCGACGAACTCAAAGAAAATGGTGCTCAGGATATCCTAATCATCCCAATTGATAAAATGGTTATTTAA
- a CDS encoding LytR/AlgR family response regulator transcription factor: MIETRTFAFIKTEKKLIKLFFDDISVIKGLGNYVEVLTINKNKYIYYKTLKDLIENLPDEFMRVHNSYIVNLTNIESFEDNHLISGDLKITVAKSYKECLQTALGKMML, encoded by the coding sequence ATGATAGAGACCCGGACATTTGCTTTCATTAAGACAGAGAAAAAGCTGATCAAGCTTTTCTTTGACGATATCAGTGTCATCAAGGGACTTGGGAACTATGTAGAAGTTCTTACCATAAATAAGAATAAATATATTTACTATAAAACGCTTAAAGATCTTATTGAAAACCTTCCGGACGAATTTATGCGTGTCCACAATTCATACATTGTCAATCTGACGAATATCGAATCTTTCGAAGACAATCACCTGATCAGCGGTGATTTAAAAATTACAGTGGCTAAAAGCTACAAAGAATGTCTACAGACAGCTCTTGGTAAAATGATGCTTTAG
- a CDS encoding glycosyltransferase family 87 protein, translated as MKEKFLKILLNPKYIFGVYLIISVVTAISKYLRGDYAINNYLIFKNVFFNTLHQKNLFIHYPDLYFDLNHYGVFFSALIAPFAMMPDWLGISLWNIANTFIFIYGIYKLPFSDSKKAIFGLLCLQEYITAALSLQFNVALTGLLLLSAVYIYERKEVKSVTAILIGIFVKIYGIVGLTQFFFIKNKTKFILSGVAIAVLFFVLPMAYSSPQFVIQCYTDWFQSIVEKNNENQVLGNMQDISLMGFVRRVLGDASISNLVFLAGGLPLFALPYIRIKQYKHYAFQLMILASTLLFLVLFSSSSESPTYIIAVVGVLIWFFLQKERTPLIIGLLVFVIIFTCFSTSDLFPKFVKENYIIKYSLKAVPCIVIWLRVTYELLTKDFEKNYSLN; from the coding sequence TTGAAAGAAAAATTTCTTAAAATACTTTTAAACCCTAAATATATATTTGGGGTTTATCTTATTATATCAGTCGTTACAGCCATTTCCAAATATCTGAGAGGAGATTATGCGATTAATAATTACCTGATTTTTAAAAACGTATTCTTTAATACCCTTCATCAGAAGAACTTATTTATCCATTATCCTGACCTTTATTTTGATCTTAACCATTACGGCGTATTTTTCAGTGCATTGATTGCCCCTTTCGCTATGATGCCGGATTGGCTTGGGATTTCATTATGGAATATTGCCAATACCTTCATCTTTATCTACGGAATTTATAAACTGCCGTTTTCAGACAGTAAAAAAGCAATTTTCGGACTGCTTTGTCTTCAGGAATACATTACCGCAGCTTTAAGTTTGCAGTTCAATGTAGCGCTTACAGGTCTCTTGCTGTTATCCGCAGTCTATATTTACGAAAGAAAAGAAGTAAAGTCTGTAACCGCCATTTTAATAGGAATCTTTGTGAAAATCTACGGAATTGTTGGATTAACACAGTTTTTCTTTATTAAAAACAAGACTAAATTTATTCTTTCAGGAGTTGCCATTGCCGTACTATTTTTTGTACTTCCTATGGCATATTCAAGTCCGCAGTTTGTAATTCAATGCTATACAGACTGGTTTCAGTCTATTGTAGAAAAGAATAATGAAAATCAGGTTTTAGGGAATATGCAGGATATCTCACTAATGGGCTTTGTAAGAAGAGTTTTAGGAGATGCGTCTATTTCTAATCTTGTATTTTTAGCAGGCGGATTGCCGCTTTTTGCTTTACCTTATATCAGAATTAAACAATACAAACATTATGCTTTCCAACTGATGATTTTGGCTTCAACATTGCTGTTTTTGGTATTGTTCAGCTCCAGTTCAGAATCTCCAACATACATTATTGCGGTGGTAGGAGTGCTGATCTGGTTTTTCCTTCAGAAAGAAAGAACACCGCTTATCATAGGATTGCTGGTTTTTGTCATTATTTTCACATGTTTCTCCACTTCGGATCTGTTTCCTAAATTTGTAAAAGAGAATTATATCATTAAATATTCATTAAAAGCCGTACCTTGTATTGTAATCTGGTTGAGAGTAACTTATGAGCTTCTGACTAAAGATTTTGAGAAAAATTATAGCCTGAATTAA
- the hisC gene encoding histidinol-phosphate transaminase, with protein MKNSSIKTLVRENILQLQPYISFRDHNEFNAPVMLDANESPFGECNRYPDSTQKRLKSKLAGLKNVSPSQIAIGNGSDELIDLIIKIFCEPKKDAVLMMNPSFAMYGFYAAINENKVLKLDLNENFEIVKDNFLKAAEDPSLKIFFLCSPNNPTGNSVDDIEFYLQNFNGIVVVDEAYIEFSGKKSSLELLDQYSNLIVLQTFSKAWGFAGARVGMAYASEETITLINTVKAPYNVNVLSQELILKTLEEENKLQENVTRILEERTWLKQQFEGITCIKKIFSTDANFFLIRMENVDNVYAKMLDEEILTSRRDPAIPGCIRINVGNRSENEKLINLLKRI; from the coding sequence ATGAAAAATAGCAGTATCAAAACACTCGTAAGAGAAAATATATTACAATTACAGCCCTACATCAGTTTCAGGGATCATAATGAATTCAACGCTCCGGTAATGCTGGATGCGAATGAAAGTCCTTTTGGAGAATGTAACCGTTATCCGGATTCTACCCAAAAAAGGCTTAAAAGCAAGCTTGCGGGGCTTAAAAATGTTTCACCCTCACAGATTGCCATAGGAAACGGAAGTGACGAGCTGATAGACCTTATCATTAAAATTTTCTGTGAACCTAAAAAAGATGCCGTTCTGATGATGAATCCGTCATTTGCGATGTATGGTTTCTATGCAGCAATCAATGAGAATAAAGTTTTGAAACTGGATTTGAATGAAAACTTTGAAATCGTAAAAGACAATTTCTTAAAAGCGGCAGAAGATCCTTCCCTGAAGATTTTCTTTTTATGTTCACCTAATAATCCTACAGGAAACAGTGTAGATGATATTGAATTTTATCTTCAGAATTTTAATGGAATCGTTGTAGTAGATGAAGCTTATATCGAATTCTCTGGTAAAAAATCAAGTCTGGAACTGTTGGATCAATATTCTAACTTGATTGTACTGCAGACTTTTTCTAAAGCATGGGGATTTGCCGGAGCAAGAGTAGGTATGGCTTATGCATCCGAAGAGACTATTACCCTGATTAATACCGTAAAAGCGCCTTATAATGTGAATGTTTTGAGCCAGGAATTGATTTTAAAGACATTGGAGGAAGAAAATAAGCTTCAGGAGAACGTAACTCGTATTCTGGAAGAGAGAACATGGTTAAAACAGCAGTTTGAAGGAATTACATGCATTAAGAAAATATTTTCAACAGATGCTAATTTCTTTCTGATCAGAATGGAAAATGTTGACAATGTCTATGCAAAAATGTTGGATGAAGAAATTTTAACCAGCAGAAGAGACCCGGCTATTCCTGGATGTATCAGGATTAATGTGGGTAACCGTTCGGAAAATGAAAAACTAATTAACCTTTTAAAAAGAATATAA
- a CDS encoding methyltransferase family protein, which produces MADFIRFFIPLYFIIFFNVSFVGISYKVARQIGKSPNVLPRDDSAYALVGKYFKLILLALFVYTILLLFFPEDIFPAFKIDFLEINFLQYIGMTLMIFALIWVLIAQLQMKNSWRIGIDNAAKTELVTHGLFRFSRNPIFLGMTISLVGFFIVFPTVIAFSFLLIGSVLMQIQIRLEEEYLLKEHGEIYLSYKKRVKRMLRLY; this is translated from the coding sequence ATGGCAGATTTCATCAGATTTTTTATCCCTTTATATTTCATAATTTTCTTTAACGTTTCCTTTGTTGGCATTAGCTATAAAGTTGCCAGGCAAATTGGTAAAAGCCCTAATGTTCTTCCTAGAGACGACTCAGCATATGCGCTTGTAGGAAAGTATTTCAAACTGATTTTACTGGCATTATTTGTATATACAATACTTTTGTTGTTTTTTCCTGAAGATATTTTTCCCGCTTTTAAAATCGATTTTCTGGAAATTAATTTCCTTCAATATATAGGAATGACTTTAATGATCTTTGCATTGATTTGGGTGCTTATAGCACAGCTGCAAATGAAAAATTCATGGCGGATTGGAATTGACAATGCAGCTAAAACAGAATTGGTAACTCATGGATTATTCAGATTTTCAAGAAATCCCATATTTTTGGGGATGACCATCAGTCTTGTCGGATTTTTCATTGTTTTCCCGACTGTAATTGCTTTTTCTTTTCTCCTGATTGGATCTGTTTTGATGCAGATTCAGATAAGGCTTGAGGAAGAGTATCTGTTAAAAGAACACGGAGAAATCTATCTGAGCTACAAAAAGAGGGTGAAGCGCATGCTGAGACTTTATTAA
- a CDS encoding DUF2255 family protein — MNKDAALDYIQNNTIIGIKAGYQRPEFLEIWMVVVQNRIFARSWGLAERSWYNTFLEESEGEIQCGETIYSIKAIIPEDISNLTEEINQAYPAKYNSGHNIPYSQGIIQEKHIAKTMEFIILD; from the coding sequence ATGAATAAAGATGCAGCATTAGATTACATTCAAAACAACACAATCATCGGAATAAAAGCAGGATATCAAAGACCAGAATTTCTGGAAATATGGATGGTTGTAGTCCAAAACCGGATTTTCGCAAGATCCTGGGGACTCGCTGAAAGAAGCTGGTACAATACTTTTTTGGAAGAGTCAGAAGGAGAAATTCAATGTGGTGAAACTATTTATTCTATAAAAGCAATCATTCCGGAAGATATCAGTAATCTTACCGAAGAAATTAATCAGGCGTATCCGGCAAAATATAATTCCGGACATAATATCCCATATTCACAAGGGATTATTCAGGAAAAGCATATTGCAAAAACGATGGAGTTTATTATTTTGGATTAA
- a CDS encoding glycosyltransferase family 4 protein: MKIAFDAKRFFHNTSGLGNYSRDLVRILSEYGPENEYLLLNKNKSERGKDILNRPNVHFVETSKGSLSRQLKMGKDAQKQDADIFHGLSGELPLKWDPKPIKKVVTIHDLIFVRYPQYYSFFDRRIHFWKFKKAADSADKIIAISEQTKKDIIQYLKVPETKIEVIYQGCHHAFKEQQSPELMQAVKEKFKLPERFILNVGTIEDRKNLLNVVKAINGTGIPLIVVGRKTKYYQKIESFLKKNKMENQVLFLEGVSMDELACLYKLADIFVYPSFFEGFGIPVIEALFSKTVVVTSNTSCLPEAGGKDSVYVNPDNDLDIRAKIKFLWENESERKRREEKGFEFVQKFNDEPIAKELIKFYQKII, from the coding sequence ATGAAGATTGCCTTTGATGCAAAACGGTTTTTCCACAATACATCCGGTTTGGGAAATTACTCGAGAGATCTGGTAAGAATCCTTTCAGAATACGGACCGGAGAATGAATATCTGTTACTGAATAAAAACAAATCGGAGAGGGGAAAAGATATTCTGAACCGACCTAATGTTCATTTTGTTGAAACTTCAAAAGGAAGCCTTTCCCGCCAATTGAAAATGGGTAAAGATGCCCAAAAACAAGATGCAGATATTTTCCATGGCTTATCCGGGGAACTTCCTTTAAAATGGGATCCAAAACCCATTAAAAAGGTGGTTACCATTCATGATCTGATCTTTGTAAGATATCCGCAGTATTATTCTTTTTTTGACAGGAGAATCCATTTCTGGAAGTTTAAAAAAGCAGCTGATTCGGCTGATAAAATCATCGCTATTTCAGAACAGACCAAAAAAGATATTATCCAGTATTTAAAGGTTCCCGAGACGAAGATTGAAGTTATTTATCAGGGGTGTCATCATGCTTTTAAAGAACAGCAGTCTCCGGAACTCATGCAGGCTGTAAAAGAGAAATTTAAGCTTCCGGAAAGGTTTATACTGAATGTTGGAACCATCGAAGACCGTAAAAATCTATTGAATGTTGTAAAAGCAATCAACGGAACTGGAATTCCATTAATCGTAGTGGGCAGGAAGACCAAATATTACCAGAAAATAGAAAGTTTTCTGAAAAAGAATAAAATGGAAAACCAGGTGCTCTTCCTTGAAGGAGTTTCTATGGATGAACTGGCTTGTCTCTATAAACTTGCAGATATTTTTGTTTATCCAAGTTTCTTTGAAGGCTTCGGAATTCCTGTGATTGAGGCACTTTTCTCCAAAACTGTAGTAGTTACAAGCAACACAAGTTGTCTGCCGGAAGCAGGAGGAAAAGATTCTGTATATGTAAATCCTGACAATGATCTCGATATCCGGGCGAAAATTAAATTTCTCTGGGAAAATGAATCCGAGAGAAAACGCCGTGAGGAAAAGGGTTTCGAGTTTGTTCAGAAGTTTAATGACGAACCCATTGCGAAAGAATTGATAAAGTTCTATCAAAAAATTATCTGA